The sequence GTGGCGCGGAAGGGCGGTTGAGGGCGGGGCGCACGGCGCCCCGCCCCCGTGCCGGCAGTCGTCAGACGACCAGGCTGAGCAGGGCGGCGACCACGAAGCCCGCGACCGAGAGAACCGTCTCCAGGACCGTCCAGGACTTCAGGGTGTCGCGCTCGCTGATGCCGAAGTACTTCGACACCATCCAGAAGCCGCCGTCGTTGACGTGCGAGGCGAAGATCGAGCCCGCCGAGATCGCCATGATGATCAGCGCGAGGTGGGCCTGGGAGAGGTCCTGGCCCTCGACCAGCGGCACCACGATTCCGGCCGTGGTGACGATCGCGACGGTCGCCGAGCCCTGGGCGACGCGCAGGACGACCGAGATCAGCCAGGCGAGCAGGATGACGGGCAGGCCGACGTCGTTGAAGGTGTCGGCGAGCGCGTCCGCGATGCCGCTGCCCTTGAGGACCGCGCCGAAGACGCCGCCCGCGCCGACCACCAGGAGGATGTTGCCGACGGGCTTGAGCGAGGACGTGGAGACGGACTCCAGGGACTTCCGGGACCAGCCGCGCCGGATGCCCAGCAGGTAGTACGCGAGGAACAGGGCGATCGTCAGGGCGACGAACGGGTTGCCGAAGAACTCGATCACCGAGCGCGGTGTGGAGGGGTCCAGGGCGATCGAGGAGAACGTCGCGGCGAGGATCAGGACCAGCGGGGTGCCGATGATCGCGAGCACCGTGAGCAGCGGGACCGGCTTCTCGTGCGGGGTGACGCCGGCGGCGCGCTGCTCGGCGGCGACGGCGGCCTTGGCCTCCTCGGCGGCCTCCACCATGTCCTGCGGGACGTCGACGAAGACCCGCTTGCCGATCCAGGCGGAGTAGCCCCAGGCGGCGATGACGGACGGGATGCCGACGACGATGCCCATCAGGATGACCCAGCCCAGGGACACGTTGAAGAGTCCGGCGGCGGCCACCGGACCGGGGTGCGGCGGCAGGAACGCGTGGGTCATCGACAGGCCCGCCAGCAGCGGCATGGCGTAGAGCAGGATCGATTTCCCGGAGCGCTTGGCGGCGGCGTAGACGATCGGCGCGAGGACGAAGATGCCGACGTCGAAGAAGACCGGGACGCCGAAGACGAGGCCAGTCATGCCCATGGCGAGAGGGGCGCGCTTCTCCCCGAAGGCGTTCAGCAGGCGGGCGCTCAACACCTCGGCCCCACCGGACACTTCGAGGATCGCGCCGAGCATGGTGCCGAGTCCGATGATGATCGCGACATGGCCGAGGATGCCGCCCATGCCGGATTCGACGACCGAGACGGCGGCGGATTTCTGCACGGTGCCGAAGAGTTCGGTGACCGAGAGACCGGCGCCGAGGCCGACGGCTATGGAGACCGCGAGCAGGGCGACGAACGGCTGGAGCCTGACCTTGATGATCAGGAAGAGCAGGAGGGCGATCCCGAGGGCGGCGACGGTCAGCAGACCGGCGGTGCCGTCGATCAGGAGGAGCAGTCCACCGGTGTGCGGTGGGGTCTCGGCCGGCGGGGGCGTGGCGGCGAGCAGCATGGGGACTCCGATGGTGCTGGAGGGCAGGGGGGAGCGCGGCACGGCGCCCCCGGGAAGCGGGGCGCCGTGCCGTACGGCGTACTGCGGGAGAGGTTCTGCGTGTGAGGCAAAGGATCAGCGGGGAGAGGGCCGGACGGTCCTGGCGGGTGCGGGGAGGGTCAGCCCAGCACCGCGAGCGCGTCGATCTCGATGAGCAGGCCCTTGGGCAGGCCCACGTAGACGGTCGTCCGCGCCGAGGGCGCCTCCTTCAGGTTCTGCTCGGCGAAGTAGGCGTTGTAGATCTCGTTCATCTGAGCGAAGTGGTCCACGTCGGTGAGGTAGACGCGCATCATCATCACGTCGTCCCAGCTCGCCCCGCCCTCCTCCAGGATCGCCTTGACGTTGGCGAAGGTCTGGAGGGTCTGCTCGCGCAGGGTGGGGCCGGCGGGCGTCGGGGCCCGGCCCTCGACGGCCGGGAGGAAACCGACCTGGCCGGCGACCTGGAGGATGTTCCCCTTCTTCACGCCGTGCGAGAACTTCGCGGGCGGCGTGGTGTGGGTGGAGGGGGTGAGGGCGGTCTTCTCGGTCATGGGATTCAGACTTTCCTGGGTCGGTTGGTGCCGGAGCCGGAGTACTCCCGGCTGATGGTCTCGGCGGTGCGCCGGACCAGCGGGAGCAGGGTGAGGAGTTCCTCGGCCGTGACGACCACATTGGGTGCGGACACCGACATGGCCGCGACGACCCGTCCGTCCGCGCCGCGGATGGGGGCGCCGATGCAGTTGATGGACTCCTCGTGGCCACCGAGGTCGGTGGCCCAGCCCTGTTCGCGCACGACGGCCAGTTCCTTGAGGAAGGCGGCCGCGTCGGGCGTCGAACGGGACGTGTACATGGGGTAGTCGAGCTTGTCGGCGATCGCGCGCCGCTCGGGCTCGGTGAGGTCGGCGAGCAGCAGCTTGGCGACGGCCGCGACGGTGATCGCGACGGGCTTCCCGATCCGGGAGTACATCCGGACCGGGTAGCGGCTCTCGACCTTGTCGATGTAGAGGACTTCCTGCTCCTCGTACACGGCGAGGTGGACGGTGTGCCCGCACCGGTCGTTCAGGGCGACCAGGTGGGGGTGGGCGATCTCGCGTACGTCGAGGTTCTCGACGGCCTCCTGCGCCAGCGCGAAGAGCCGGGCGCCGAGGCGGTAGCGCTGGTCCTCCTGGCGGTAGACGAGGCCGTGCTCGTGGAGCGTACGCAGCAGGCGCAGCGCCGTGGACTTGTGGACGCCGAGCCGCTCGGCGACCTGGCCGAGGTCGGCGGGTCCCTGGGCGAGCAGCGGCAGGATGCTCAGTGCCCGGTCGACGGTCTGGCTCATGGTGTGCGTACCTCCTCGGAGGGCCGGCCGGCTGCGGTCCAGCCGGGGCCGAGACGAAGTCTCCCCCAGGCGCCGTCGTCGAGGGCGGCGAGGCGGTCGGCGTGGTCGCGGGCGGGCGGTTCCGTGAGGTCGCCGGGGACGGTGAGAACGGCGGCGGCCATGAGGTGTCCGTGCCGGGCGCGGTCGCGGACGGGCAGTCCCCGCAGGGTCGCGGAGAGGAACCCGGCGGCGAAGGCGTCGCCCGCTCCGACGGCGGCGACGACCTCGACCCGGAGGGCGGGGACGTGGGTGACGGTGTCGCCGCCTTCCGCCCCTCCTGCCGCGGGGAAGGCGGGGCCGGACGCGTCCTTGGCCTCTTCCGCACGCGACGCGCGGGCCACGGCGGCGTCCCCGGACCCTTCCACACGCGACGCGCGGGCTGCGACGGCGTCCCCGTCCCCTTCCACACGCGACGCGCGGGCTGCGACGGCGTCCCCGGACCCGCGGGCGGCGGCGGGGACGCCGGGTCCGGGGCGGAGCTCCGAGGCGAACACCGTCGCGCCCGCGCTCCCCCGCTTCACCACGAGCGCGGCGGGCTCCGGAACCGCCGCCCGGATCGCCTCGGCGCCGACGATCCCCCACGCCTCCTCCGCCTCGTCCTCCCCGACGAACACCAGGTCGCAGCGGCGGGCCAGGTCCAACAGCACGGTGGCGTCCGCGTTCCCGCCCCGCCACAGATGCGGCCGGTGGTTCACGTCGAAGGAGACCAGCGGGCGCCCGGCCCGCGGAGCCGTCAGCTCCCGCAGCAGCGCCAGGCAGTCCTCCGACAGCGCCGCCGTGATCCCGGACAGGTGCAGGACGCGCCCCGCGAACAGTTCGCCGTACGGCATGTTGGCCGGCGACATCGCGGACGCCGCCGACCCCGCCCGGTAGTACGCGACCTCGTGCGTACCGGCCCCCCGGTCGGTGGCCGTCCGGAAGTAGATGCCGGTCGGGCGGGCCGGATCGCGGCGGACCGCCGACGTGTCGACCCCGTACGACGCGATCGCCTCCACGAGGTGGTCGCCGAACCCGTCCGCGCCGACCCGGCCGACCCACGCCGCCCGGTGCCCGGCGGCGGCGAGCGCGCAGGCCACGTTGGACTCGGCCCCGCCGATCCCGCGCCCGAAGGAGGGCACGTCGGCGAGGCGGCCGGGCTGCGACGGCAGGAACGTCACCATGGACTCACCGAGACAGACGACATCGGTGGCCGTGCCGGCGACGGCCGCCCCTGCTGCGGGTCCGGACACTGAGGGCTCCTCGCTGATCGGTGTGCGGGCCGGTGGTCACCATTGACCGGGCATCGGCTCGGATGTTAGACAGCGTTGAGCGATATACGCAATGGGTGTTGCATATGTTGCAACGAACTTCGAGGAGCTTCCCTTGGCAGCCGAAAGCCCCACCGACCGCACCGCGTCCACGCAGACCGACCGGGCCGCGTCCCCGGCGGCCGGCCGCGCCGCCTCCCTCGCGGCGGGCCTCGCCGACGAGCGCGTCGACCACCGCTTCAAGGCACTGCCCCCGGACGCGGAGGGCCTGACCGTCGGGGCGCTGGCAGCCGAGCGCCGCAACCTCTTCACCGGCGGGTTCACCACCCCCGTGCTCGCGCTCTCCGCCGAGTCGGTGGCCCACAACCTCGACCTCCTGGAGACGTACGCGGAGCGCCACGGCCTCGCG is a genomic window of Streptomyces sp. YPW6 containing:
- a CDS encoding GntP family permease, which gives rise to MLLAATPPPAETPPHTGGLLLLIDGTAGLLTVAALGIALLLFLIIKVRLQPFVALLAVSIAVGLGAGLSVTELFGTVQKSAAVSVVESGMGGILGHVAIIIGLGTMLGAILEVSGGAEVLSARLLNAFGEKRAPLAMGMTGLVFGVPVFFDVGIFVLAPIVYAAAKRSGKSILLYAMPLLAGLSMTHAFLPPHPGPVAAAGLFNVSLGWVILMGIVVGIPSVIAAWGYSAWIGKRVFVDVPQDMVEAAEEAKAAVAAEQRAAGVTPHEKPVPLLTVLAIIGTPLVLILAATFSSIALDPSTPRSVIEFFGNPFVALTIALFLAYYLLGIRRGWSRKSLESVSTSSLKPVGNILLVVGAGGVFGAVLKGSGIADALADTFNDVGLPVILLAWLISVVLRVAQGSATVAIVTTAGIVVPLVEGQDLSQAHLALIIMAISAGSIFASHVNDGGFWMVSKYFGISERDTLKSWTVLETVLSVAGFVVAALLSLVV
- a CDS encoding RidA family protein; the encoded protein is MTEKTALTPSTHTTPPAKFSHGVKKGNILQVAGQVGFLPAVEGRAPTPAGPTLREQTLQTFANVKAILEEGGASWDDVMMMRVYLTDVDHFAQMNEIYNAYFAEQNLKEAPSARTTVYVGLPKGLLIEIDALAVLG
- a CDS encoding IclR family transcriptional regulator translates to MSQTVDRALSILPLLAQGPADLGQVAERLGVHKSTALRLLRTLHEHGLVYRQEDQRYRLGARLFALAQEAVENLDVREIAHPHLVALNDRCGHTVHLAVYEEQEVLYIDKVESRYPVRMYSRIGKPVAITVAAVAKLLLADLTEPERRAIADKLDYPMYTSRSTPDAAAFLKELAVVREQGWATDLGGHEESINCIGAPIRGADGRVVAAMSVSAPNVVVTAEELLTLLPLVRRTAETISREYSGSGTNRPRKV
- a CDS encoding PfkB family carbohydrate kinase, whose protein sequence is MSGPAAGAAVAGTATDVVCLGESMVTFLPSQPGRLADVPSFGRGIGGAESNVACALAAAGHRAAWVGRVGADGFGDHLVEAIASYGVDTSAVRRDPARPTGIYFRTATDRGAGTHEVAYYRAGSAASAMSPANMPYGELFAGRVLHLSGITAALSEDCLALLRELTAPRAGRPLVSFDVNHRPHLWRGGNADATVLLDLARRCDLVFVGEDEAEEAWGIVGAEAIRAAVPEPAALVVKRGSAGATVFASELRPGPGVPAAARGSGDAVAARASRVEGDGDAVAARASRVEGSGDAAVARASRAEEAKDASGPAFPAAGGAEGGDTVTHVPALRVEVVAAVGAGDAFAAGFLSATLRGLPVRDRARHGHLMAAAVLTVPGDLTEPPARDHADRLAALDDGAWGRLRLGPGWTAAGRPSEEVRTP